The Fodinibius saliphilus genomic interval AATGTGTCTCCAGAAAATATAATTGTAGGGGCAGGTTCAGAAAGCCTTATTGCTAACTTATGTCGTACATTTTTTTTGAACAATGAAGAAGCAATAACGGCCAACGCAACATTCGTTGGTTTTTTTGTACAAGCGAATATACGCGGTATCTCTTTAAAGAAAGTACCGGTTACCAATGATTATCGTTATGATTTAGATGCTATTGCAGAAGCGATATCAGAGCGAACAAAAATGGTATACATTGCCAATCCCAATAATCCTACGGGCACCTATGTTACCAAGTCTGAGTTTGAGCGTTTTATGCGGAAAGTGCCCAAAGATGCAATTGTTGTTATGGATGAAGCTTATTTTGAGTTTGCTCGCGACGTATCCGATTATCCTCATAGCCTGGATTATGAATTTGATAACGTGATTACATTGCGCACTTTTTCAAAAGCGTATGGATTGGCAGGATTTCGTATTGGGTATGGCATTGGTCCTGAACATTTAGTTAGTGAAATGAGCAAGACTAAACTCACCTTTGAACCCACAACACCCGCCCAGGCAGCAGCACTGGCGGCTTTAGGTGATACAGCGTTTTTAAAAAAGAGTAGGGATGTAGTTATAGAAGGAAAGAAGCGATTATACAAATTTTTTGAAAAACATAATGTTGATTATGTGCCTTCAATTTCAAACTCAGTAATGATGGTTTTAGCTGATGAAGAACAAGCCGTTGCTTTTACCCAGGCAATGTTAGAGGAAGGGGTGATTTTACGTCGTATCAATGCTTTTGGATTACCCAGCTGTGTGCGAATTACCATAGGACGAGAGCATGAGATGAAACATTTCGAGAGAAGTTTCGAAAAAGTTGCAGACACAAGAATTTTAAGATAAGTATTTGAATATAAGGTTTATGCCAACGAATAAAGAAGCAGAAAAAGAACTACCGGCCGTTGTTGATTCAGTTGATTGGAAACGTGTAGCTGAGCTTATGCTCACCTCTCGTGCAATGGACGATAAAGAAGAAAATGAGCTTGTTCCTAATAAGGATGTCCTTTATCAGTTTTCTGCACGGGGACATGAATTGGGACAGATATTGCTGGGGTCACAACTTAGTCATAAACATGATGCTGCCAGTGCTTACTATCGTTCTCGTCCATTGATGTTATCACTAGGGCTGGGGCTGGAAAATGCGATGGCTGCTCCGATGGCAAAATCTGGTGGATACAGCGATGGCCGTGATATAGGTGTAGTCTGTAATAAACCGGGACTTGACGGACCTACGGTATTGCCAATGGCAGGAGATGTAGGCTCACAATATACACCTGCTATCGGCTGGGCCCAAGGTATTCAATATCATAGACAGACGCTAGAACAGGAGGAGTATGATCGTGCTATTTCAGTAGTGTTGGGTGGCGAAGGATCGGTGGCTACCAACGGCTTTTGGTCGGCATTAACAATTGCTACTACCCAAGATTTACCCATCCTTTTTTATATTGAAGATAATGGATACGGAATATCTGTACCCGGTGAGTTTCAAACACCCGGAGGGAACATTGCGAAGAACCTGTATTCATTTAAAAATATCCGCATCTTTGACGGTGATGGTACAGATCCGGTTGAGGCTGCCGATTTGCTTAATCAGTCAGTAAATTATGTGAGAGACCGCAAAGGACCGGCCCTGATTCACTTAACAATGCCCCGACTCAACGGTCATTCTTATCAAGACAATCAAGCCTATAAATCAGAAGAACTTATAGAGAAAGAACGTGAGGCTGATCCACTTGATAATGTGAAATCATTCTTGGTTCCTGAGTACTTTACAGAAGAGGATTGGAGTACTGTAGAAGTAAAGGCCAAACAAAATATTGAAGAAGCTGCCGACGCTGCATTGTCGCGTTCAGAGCCCGATCCTGAAGAGACAACACGTTACGCATTTGAAGAAGAAAATGAAGATGGAACTGCAGACCTCCAGCTTATAGGTGGTTTGGCTACTTCTGGGCATACTTTCCCCGAGAGCTCCCAAACTCCGAACCCGGGTAAACAGCGTATCAACATTGTTGAAGCTATTCGTAAGACTTTGGATTATGAGCTGGAAACCAATCCCAAAGTTATGGTTTTTGGTGAGGATGTAGGGGCAAAAGGAGGTGTCCATGCTGCAACGATGGGACTTCAGACGGCTCATGGAGAATCTCGTGTTTTTGATACAAGCCTTTCAGAAGAAGGTATTATAGGCCGTTCGGTAGGCTTGGCTTACTCTGGCCTTATGCCAGTAGCAGAAATACAATTTCGCAAGTATGCTGATCCAGCTACAGAACAGTTAAACAATTGCGGTACTATTCGATGGCGTACAGCTAACAAATTTGCAGCGCCTATTGTGGTACGCATGCCTGGCGGTTTTGCAAAGTGCGGAGATCCCTGGCACAGTCTCTGTAATGAGGTGTTTTTTGCCCATGCTGTTGGGTGGCAGTTGGTGATGCCCAGTAACGCCCAAGATGCTGTTGGGTTACTCCGTTCAGCGATGCGTAGTAATAATCCTACTATATTTTTTGAACATCGAAATCTATTAGACGCTAAATATGCACGACGGCCATATCCCGGTGATAAATATATTGTTCCTCTTGGTAAAGCAAATAAGTTGCGTGACGGTAAAGAAGTTACCATTGTTACATGGGGAGCCATGTGTGAACAATGTGAAAAAGCTGCAGAGCAAACAGATATAGACGCTGAAATATTAGATCTTCGTTCAATTATGCCTTGGGATAAGAAAGCCGTAATTGAGTCGGTTCAAAAGACTAATCGCTGTCTTATTGTCCATGAAGATACAAAAACAGCTGGTTTTGGTGCTGAGATAAGTGCAGTTCTTTCAAAAGAAGCATTTAAATATTTAGATGCTCCTATTGAACGGCTAACGATGCCTGATATTCCTGTACCTCATAATGTGAACCTTATGGATGCTGTCTTGCCAAATGTGGAAAAAATAACTACGAAGTTGAATACATTGGTAAGCTTCTAATCGTCTGTTAATAAAATTCGTTTATTTTTACTATCTACTTGGTATTACCATGGGATTAAGAAAGCATGGGTACTCCTATTTGGCATTTCGATTTGGCAATAAACTTTAATTTTATAAAAAAAGGGACATTTAAAGACCAATTAATTATGGGCAAAATTACTTCCCAATGTTGGTCTTGGTGTGCGATGTTAGAGTATAAACTGTTTGTATAGAATGAAATTAAGCACAAAATTATTTATAAGTTTCTCTGTTGTAATCGTTCTCGTCGGAGGTATAGGTATAACTTCGTCATACATTAGTGAGGCTGTAAAAGATCAGGTTACCGCTGAGAGCGAACAAGCCATTGACGAGATTGAACTCGCCGGTGAGTTGGGTTTACAACTGTATCAAAGCTTGACGAGAACCCAATATTTACTAGAAGACCAGTATCGCAAAAGTTTGTCGATGAGTTTTAGCAGGGGTAATAAAACCCGAGAAGCATTGGTTGAGAATATTAATGAATCACTTAACCAATTTCGTCAAACCATCAAGAAAACAAGAGAACGTATTAAAAAAGAGCCAGCCAATATTTTTGAAAATAGAGAACCACCCAAAGATGGAGTGGAGGTGCTTAATAAGCTGGAAAAAAAATTTAGTATCTATAGTTCACTGATCGAACAGCTACAGAATATCAGTCCAGATAATTATAAAGATCAGAAAGAGTTTTTCACGGTTACAATTGAGCCGTATTTTCGAACTAATTTACTACCTCTTATTGAAAAAGGACGCGAGAAGATTCAAAATAATCATCAGCGCGAGATTGCATCTTTAAATAGCCAGTTAGACCGTATTGGCTATATGCTGCTGATAGCAACAATCGTCTCGATTGTTATTGCGGTTATATTAACATTCTTTCTGTACCGTTCTATTGCCAATCCAATTAAAAAGATTGCTGCTGCAGCAAAAAGTATTGGAGAGGGTAACCTTGATAAACGTATCGATTATAATTCAAAAGATGAGTTAGGGGAACTCAGTGAAACGTTTGATCATATGGCCGAAAGCCTGAGTAAAACTACCGTTTCCAGAGATTATGTAGATAGTATTATAGAGGCTATGGCTGATCTACTTGTCGTAACAGATGCCGACTTTAATATAACTCGTGTTAACTCTGCGGGTATAGATATGTTAGAATCTAAGGAAAAGCAACTGCTACAAAAGCCCGTTCATACAATATTTGAAGGCCCAATGGAAGAATTTTTGGCAGAGAATGGTGAAAGTAGTAGTAAGGGACATGATGCTATGTTAATAGGTAATGAAGAGTGTGATGTTTCTATTCCTGTTAGTGTTTCTAAAGGTGTTATCAGAAGTGGTAATAATGCAATAAAGGGATATGTTATTGTTGCAAGTGATATAAGTGCTGAAAAAGAAGCCCAACAAAAGATCAGTCGTTCTTTAAGGGAAAAAGAAGTACTGTTAGCTGAAATTCATCATCGCGTAAAAAATAATTTGGCTGTTATTTCGGGATTGTTACAGATGCAGATGTGGGATACAGAAAATGAGTTTGCTATTTCTGCTTTACAACAGAGCCAGCTTCGGGTACGAAGTATAGCCCTTGTCCATGAAAATTTATATCAGTCAGAAAGCCTATCACATATAGAGTTTGATACCTTCACTGAAGATCTTGTTGCTTCTATTAAAGATTCATATTTAGAAGATGGTGTCATAATCAATACTGATATCGCGGATATTGTTCTAACAGTAAGTCAGGCTATTCCTTGTTCATTAATTATTAATGAATTGATTTTTAATGCTTTTAAGGATGGTAAAGAAGCTGCTATTACTTTAGAAATGAAAAGAGAGGAAGAAGAAATCCACTTTACAATAACAGACAATGGCACTGGAATTAAAGAAGAGAGTTTTGATTCTGGCTCACTGCGTATTTCGTTACTTGAGGTATTGGCAAATCAATTGAATGCTCGCTTAAATATTGAAAAAGAAAATGGAATTAAGATTACAATCTGTTTCTCTCCTGAAGAAACTGATCCCCAGGCCGATGGCAACCTGAGTTTCGGATAATATTTAGACTAAATTGGTCTGTTTAGTATATTAAAAGCTGCGGGCAATGGTGCTTTTTATAATGAAATATAGAGATAGGTGGGAAAGACTTGCAGGGTATCTAGGGTTTTACGAAAGTATTTTCTAATAGGGTTAGTTATAGGGCTTTTCCCTTCTATTAGTTATAGTCAGCAATACAATCTTGAGAGTTTTTCTGTAAATAAAGGATTACCCCATAGCCAGGTTTCAGATATTACCCAAACAACGGATGGGTTTGTTTGGATTGGAACATATGGAGGTGGGATAACCAAGTTTGACGGAAAAAACTTTCAAAATTACTCAACACAAGAGGGCCTAAAAACGAATGTTACTGAAGTAATATATGAAGACAGTAAGAAAAATTTATGGATTGGCACACATGGCCATGGTCCAATGAAGTTGGAAGCAGATTCTATAGTTTCCGTTTTTGATGGTTTAGCAATTGATACTACTACTGTTTTAAAAATTAGTGAACCCCAAGAGAATGGAGAGGTATGGTTCGGTACAATAGATGCCGGAGTTTTTATATATGACGGTAATAATCTTAAAAAGTTAACAACGGATAATGGCTTAATAGATAATACTGTTTGGGATTTTTGGGAATCATCAGATGGAATTATCTGGCTGGCTACGCAACGTGGGATTTCAAGATTTGACGGGAAAACGTTTGATAATGTTACAACAGAAGATGGCCTTAGCGGTACTAGGACCTTCGAATTTATGCAAGCAGAAGATGGAAGATTGTGGATCGCTACTGATAGTGGGATTAGTATTTGGGATGGACAAGGTTTTTCAACAATCGAAAAGATTAACGGAACCAGGTTAGGCTTTGTTTTTGATCTGTTAGCCAGTTCTGATGGTAGCATCTGGATTGCTACTGATAAAGACGGGATATTTAAATATAAAGATGGTACGTTTTCTCAAATTTCTACCAGAAATGGGTTAAGTGAGAATTCCATTTATGAGCTTTATGAAGATAGGTACAATAATATCTGGATAGGTACTTATAACAACGGAATAGATATTTACCAGGGCCATTTTGCCAAATTTTATGGTAGAGAAATGGGATTAAGCTCTCAAAAAGTTACGAGCATCTATTTTGATAAAAACAACAGGAAGTGGGTTGGTACTTTTGAGGGGCTTTCTATGCAAGATGGTGATATATTTAAATCACTATCACTACCACAAAATATTGAAAATCGTGGAGAGGTATGGGAGATCGCAGAGCTGGAAAATGGGAATTTACTCTTTTCTATGCCGAATTATATGATTTATGAATATGATGGTAATACATACCAAAATTACAGCGAACGACACAATCTGCCCAGTCTAATTCCTTATGAATTATATGTAGATAAGAATAATACCGTGTGGATTGGGTCTAATAAGGGGGTTTTCCATATCACTGGAAAAGGTGTAGAACAGTATACTACTGATACGGGGTTACCAAGTAATGTTGTTTATCAAGTATTTGAACACAACAGATATAAATGGATAGCTACACAAGGGGGGATAAGTCGTTTTGATGGAGAAAATTTTAAAAACTATACCAACAAAGACGGTCTTCACCACCAAGAAGTGCGTTTTATTACCTCTGATGATGACGAAAACTTATGGGTTGGAACCAGCGGTGGTGTTAGTTTCTTAACAGTGGGTGAGAACGGTACTATTAGTTCCATAGAGAATATAAAAAAATCAGATGGTCTAAAGCTAACAAAGACACAGCTGTTATGGTTTGATGAGGAGGGGCACTTATGGCAGGGCACTAATGGTGGATTACATAAAATAAATGTTGCTGAATTTCAGAGATCCGGAAATGTAGAAATAGAACACTATCGTCTCTCAGATGTCGGGATCGGCGTTGAGACTAACCACAAGGCGATTCAAAAGATCAGTCCACATAAAGTATGGGTCGGGACGATGAATGGCATTTTAGAACTGGATACACAAAAGATGCATAGCAAGAAGGGGGAGATTCCAGTTTATATAACAGATATTGAACGTAATGCGACATCAATTAAGGGTAGTGATTTTGCTGATATCTTAGAATATCAATTTGGGAGGCCGGTTTTTCAGAACTTGGAGTTTCCATATGGACAACATACCTATACGTTCAACTATCTGAGCCCAAGTTTTGGTTCTGACACAGATATAACATACAGACATAAATTAAAGGGTTTTGAGAACAAATGGTCTCAACCGTCTGAAATGACTCAGGCGACGTTTACAAGCCTGGCACCCGGTGATTACACTTTTCAAGTACAAGCAATTATTGGAAACAGCAGTCAGGTAGTTAATGAAGCATCAGTTCGGTTTGTAGTTGAAAATCCTTTTTGGCAAACCTATTGGTTTTATGCTGTAGTTTTTTTGGCTTTTGTAGGATTAGTATATACGTATATTCAGTTTAGAGTACATAAGATTGAGAAAGATCGACTTAAAGAACTTGTTGATGAGCAAACAAAAGATCTAACAGAAGCCTTAGAAGAAAAGGAAGTTCTGATCAAAGAAATTCATCACCGTGTTAAAAATAATCTTGCGGTAATATCTGGTCTGCTGGAACTTCAAGTGGGGCATACCGAGGATGAATTTAGTAGTCGTATATTATCTGAAAGCCAACGACGTGTACAGTCTATCTCAATGATTCATGAGAAATTATATCAAAGTGAACGGTTGGCAGAAATTAAGGTTGAAAAATATGTAAAAGAGCTTATCAGCTATATATCATACTCTTTTAATAATCCTGAGAAGAGTATTGAGGTTAAAACTGAAATCGATGAGTTCAAACTGGGAGTTGACCAAGGGATACCTTGTGGTTTAATATTGAATGAACTTGTTAGTAATGCTTATGAACATGCGTTCAAAAACAGCGACCAAGGTATAATTCAAATAAAAATACAAGAAGACAGCAATCGGAACATTACATTCTCTGTAAGTGATAATGGTTGTGGTGTTGACGAGAATTATAAAGAGGGACATAATCAATCATTAGGCCTAACGCTAGTAGAAACATTGTGTGAACAACTCAATGGAAATTGGAAATTAGAAAATACGGGAGATGGCACACGGTTTGTTCTTCATTTTAAGAAAGAAGAAGCTTCTTTACGTGTACCTGTGTCGTAACAGCTAACAGATGGTTATTAACAGCCTTTTAATTAAAGATTGTAATTTTTTCTGAGTATAGATTCTTTTATCTTCATCGCTGATGGATAGGAAACTATACCTAAAGTATTGATTTCTTTTAAGATCAGAATAGTAGTTACGGTTAGGGTATAAAGTGAATTGCTGTTACCTTCTTAAAAGAATAAAATTGGAGTGGCGCAATATTAGTGGGGATGGTTAAATTAAGTTTTAAGGCATACTAATGAGACACATATGTTCAAACATGTATAAGACATTTTATATTTTCTTATTATTGTTTGGGATACCTGCTGTTGGGTTGACCCAACACTTCGATTTTAAAATCTATTCTGTGAATAATGGCCTCCCTCAGGCACAAGTTCATGATATGGTTCAAACCAGTGATGGTTTTATCTGGATGGCTACAAATGGAGGTGGGTTAAGTCGATTCGACGGGAATACGTTCAAAACTTATACTACCGAAGACGGGTTACGTAACAACGCTGTACAAAATATATATGAAGATTCTAAGGGAAGACTTTGGGTAGCTAATTATCCGGGTGGGGTAGTAACATTTGAAAAAGATAGTCTAGTAAATCCTTTTCCTCAAGACTCCCTGACCCAGTACGAAGTATGGCAAATTAATGAATTTAATAATGAAGTTTGGTTCGGAACTTATGCCGGTGGAATTTTCATATTGAAAGAGGAAGGTGGAGAGTTCCAACGGATTCAGAAGAAAGATGGCTTAGTAAGCAATTCGATATGGGACTTCAAACAATTTAACGACAGTACTATTTGGGTTGCTACTCAGCATGGGGTTTCAGTATTGAGGGAAGGTGAGATCACAAATTATACTGTTGAAGATGGGTTGAGTGGTAGCAAAGTATATCAAATTACTGAAGATCAGGAAGGTAATAAGTGGTTCGCAACAAGCGATGGTATCTCTATATGGGATGGGGAAGAGTTTCGGTCGGTTAAAAAAATTAACGGTGTAGATTTAGGATATGTCTTTGATGTTAAAACAGCTACCGATGGAGATGTCTGGATAGGTACAGAAAGTAAAGGGGTCTTTGTTTTTGATGGCTCTACTTACAGGCATTTTACGCGAGAAAATGGTCTCAGCAGTAATTATATATACACATTTTTTGAAGATGCTGAGAATAACATGTGGATTGCAACGGACGAGAATGGGGTAAATCTTTATCGTGGTGATGCATTCAAATTCTATGGTGAAAATTTTGGAGTTTCCTCTGATGGTATTCTCAGTGTTACTGTCGACAGTAAAGATGTAATATGGTTAGGTACCGAAAAAGGAATAGATTCATTTGACGGAGAGAAGATAACCCACCATCCACTACCAGAAAAGTATGCCGAGAGTTATGTTTGGGAGATTGAGGAGTTACCTAATGGTAATTTGTTATTGTTGATGCCTGATAATACGCTGCTGGAGTATGATGGAAATAGATATCAAAATTTTACTAAAGAGCATGGTTTAAAACAATGGTTCATTTATGATGTTTTTATTGATTCTCAAGACATATTTTGGTTAGCGACAGACTATGGTATTATTCGCTTAAACGATGGTAACATTGAACACTTTACCATTGAAGATGGTTTGGTGGGTAATATTGTGCATCATATCTACGAAAATCATCAAGGAAAACTGTATATTGCGACTACGGCCGGTTTAGGTATTTATGATGGAGAAAATTGGCAAAAAGTGACCATCAAAGATGGTTTGGGGCATAACAGGATCAACTATATTACAGAAGATGAAAAGGGTAATATCTGGCTGGGAACTGCGTCTGGGGTCTCTGTATTGGAGCCTCGCCAATCAGGCGAAAAATATGATATTACCAATTTTGGGAAAGATGAAGGTATGCATTTGCTAGACACGCACTTTGTCTGGTTTGATAAGGAGGGGCACTTATGGCAGGGTACAAATGGGGGGCTAAATCGTCTCAATGTACCTAGATTTTGGGAGACCCGAGAAATGAGGTTGGTGCACCACAAGTTATTTGAAGAAGGCTTAGGAGCCGAATTTAATTTCAAAGCAGTGGCCGAAGAATCAGCTGGCAGTGCTTGGTTCGGGAGCATGGAAGGTGTTATGAAGTTAGATATTTCAAAACTTAATAACAGCAGTAAATCTACTCCTTTAAACGTTTATATTACCGGTATCAGGAGAAATGCTAAAACAGTTAAATGGGAGAATTACGATACTGATGTTAACTACGAAACTGGAAGGTTGCTCTTTCCATCTGTTACCTTTCCTCATGGTGAACATACCTATACTTTTTCTTTTTCGGGATTGAATTATCGTAAGCCTGAGAATATGGAGTACCGGTACAAAATGAAGGGGTTTGAAGATGGATGGTCTCCACTTTCCTCAAGTAGCACTGCTACTTATACAAACTTAGAACCTGGTGATTATACTTTGATGATTCAGGCGGTGGGCGGTTCCCCGAAAAGGGAGTCCAAGATTACAACATACCAGTTTTCAGTTGCATACCCCTTCTGGCAAACCTATTGGTTCTATGCTCTGGTTTCTGTGAGTTTAATTGGGCTTATATATGGATATATTCGAGTTCGTTTGGGAATGCTTGAAAAAAACAGGTTACAAGAACTTGTAGATGAACGGACAAAAGATCTGCAAGAAGCACTAGGTGAAAAGGAAGTATTAATTAAAGAGATTCACCATCGTGTTAAAAATAACCTTGCCGTAATATCAGGGCTTTTGGAGCTACAACAGGGATATTCAGAGGATGGGTTTTCAAGAAGGGTTCTTTCTGAAAGCCAGCGGCGGGTACAGTCGATTTCTATGATCCATGAAAAGTTGTACCAAAGTGAACGGCTTGCCGAGATTAATTTTAAAAAATACGTCAAGGAATTTATTGATATTGTAGCATACTCATTTAATTATACAGAAAAAGATATTACTGTAGATGTTGATGTAGGTGATTTTAAGCTGGGGGTAGATCAAGGAATACCTTGCGGGCTGATATTAAATGAGCTTGTGAGCAATGCTTACGAACATGCGTTTAAAAATCAGGATACGGGACGTATTCAAATAAAGATGGAGGAAGATGAAGAACACAATATTAAGCTTATCATAGCTGATAACGGGCAGGGATTACCCGAAGACTTTGATATTAGCAAAAGTGATAGCTTGGGACTGTCCCTCATAGATACCCTTTCCATGCAGCTGAAAGGTGATTTTGAATTCCGTAATACTGGAAACGGAGCAGAATTTGAGCTGGTGTTTGAAAAGAAGCAAGCTCCTTTAAAAGTACCGACAGAGAACTAAACTATAACGCTAAATAATGTTGGCGTTTATCTTCAGGGAACTTTTCTATAGCATATCGTAGCATCGTTCGAGGCATTTCAGTAGCATGTTGTTCTAAAAAATTCTCTTCACGTATACGATCACGATTTCCTACTTCTCGCAACATCCATCCAACGGCCTTGTGAATAAGATGATGGTTATCACGCAGTAGTATCTTCGCGAGGGCTAGTGTATCTTTATACTCTTCTTGACGGATAAAATATAAGGTACTTATAATGGCAATGCGTCGTTCCCACAGGTTATTCGATTTAGCCCAGCTATACAGTATTGCCCGATTATGATCCACAAGATAGCGACCGGCAATATTGTGAGCAGAACTGTCTACAAGATCCCAGTTGTTGACGTACTTGGTGTTCCGTTTATAGAGATTAAACAGCTCTTTACGGGATTGATCATCAGCTTTTTGGGTTTGT includes:
- a CDS encoding two-component regulator propeller domain-containing protein; amino-acid sequence: MYKTFYIFLLLFGIPAVGLTQHFDFKIYSVNNGLPQAQVHDMVQTSDGFIWMATNGGGLSRFDGNTFKTYTTEDGLRNNAVQNIYEDSKGRLWVANYPGGVVTFEKDSLVNPFPQDSLTQYEVWQINEFNNEVWFGTYAGGIFILKEEGGEFQRIQKKDGLVSNSIWDFKQFNDSTIWVATQHGVSVLREGEITNYTVEDGLSGSKVYQITEDQEGNKWFATSDGISIWDGEEFRSVKKINGVDLGYVFDVKTATDGDVWIGTESKGVFVFDGSTYRHFTRENGLSSNYIYTFFEDAENNMWIATDENGVNLYRGDAFKFYGENFGVSSDGILSVTVDSKDVIWLGTEKGIDSFDGEKITHHPLPEKYAESYVWEIEELPNGNLLLLMPDNTLLEYDGNRYQNFTKEHGLKQWFIYDVFIDSQDIFWLATDYGIIRLNDGNIEHFTIEDGLVGNIVHHIYENHQGKLYIATTAGLGIYDGENWQKVTIKDGLGHNRINYITEDEKGNIWLGTASGVSVLEPRQSGEKYDITNFGKDEGMHLLDTHFVWFDKEGHLWQGTNGGLNRLNVPRFWETREMRLVHHKLFEEGLGAEFNFKAVAEESAGSAWFGSMEGVMKLDISKLNNSSKSTPLNVYITGIRRNAKTVKWENYDTDVNYETGRLLFPSVTFPHGEHTYTFSFSGLNYRKPENMEYRYKMKGFEDGWSPLSSSSTATYTNLEPGDYTLMIQAVGGSPKRESKITTYQFSVAYPFWQTYWFYALVSVSLIGLIYGYIRVRLGMLEKNRLQELVDERTKDLQEALGEKEVLIKEIHHRVKNNLAVISGLLELQQGYSEDGFSRRVLSESQRRVQSISMIHEKLYQSERLAEINFKKYVKEFIDIVAYSFNYTEKDITVDVDVGDFKLGVDQGIPCGLILNELVSNAYEHAFKNQDTGRIQIKMEEDEEHNIKLIIADNGQGLPEDFDISKSDSLGLSLIDTLSMQLKGDFEFRNTGNGAEFELVFEKKQAPLKVPTEN
- a CDS encoding histidine kinase dimerization/phosphoacceptor domain -containing protein, whose protein sequence is MKLSTKLFISFSVVIVLVGGIGITSSYISEAVKDQVTAESEQAIDEIELAGELGLQLYQSLTRTQYLLEDQYRKSLSMSFSRGNKTREALVENINESLNQFRQTIKKTRERIKKEPANIFENREPPKDGVEVLNKLEKKFSIYSSLIEQLQNISPDNYKDQKEFFTVTIEPYFRTNLLPLIEKGREKIQNNHQREIASLNSQLDRIGYMLLIATIVSIVIAVILTFFLYRSIANPIKKIAAAAKSIGEGNLDKRIDYNSKDELGELSETFDHMAESLSKTTVSRDYVDSIIEAMADLLVVTDADFNITRVNSAGIDMLESKEKQLLQKPVHTIFEGPMEEFLAENGESSSKGHDAMLIGNEECDVSIPVSVSKGVIRSGNNAIKGYVIVASDISAEKEAQQKISRSLREKEVLLAEIHHRVKNNLAVISGLLQMQMWDTENEFAISALQQSQLRVRSIALVHENLYQSESLSHIEFDTFTEDLVASIKDSYLEDGVIINTDIADIVLTVSQAIPCSLIINELIFNAFKDGKEAAITLEMKREEEEIHFTITDNGTGIKEESFDSGSLRISLLEVLANQLNARLNIEKENGIKITICFSPEETDPQADGNLSFG
- the hisC gene encoding histidinol-phosphate transaminase — protein: MANMDDRSLVPHNIRDLSPYVAGKTIAEVEAEYDPPQISKLASNENRLGCSSHVQAQVIKAMQEIQDYPDPVSRQLREVLAEQNNVSPENIIVGAGSESLIANLCRTFFLNNEEAITANATFVGFFVQANIRGISLKKVPVTNDYRYDLDAIAEAISERTKMVYIANPNNPTGTYVTKSEFERFMRKVPKDAIVVMDEAYFEFARDVSDYPHSLDYEFDNVITLRTFSKAYGLAGFRIGYGIGPEHLVSEMSKTKLTFEPTTPAQAAALAALGDTAFLKKSRDVVIEGKKRLYKFFEKHNVDYVPSISNSVMMVLADEEQAVAFTQAMLEEGVILRRINAFGLPSCVRITIGREHEMKHFERSFEKVADTRILR
- a CDS encoding alpha-ketoacid dehydrogenase subunit alpha/beta, coding for MPTNKEAEKELPAVVDSVDWKRVAELMLTSRAMDDKEENELVPNKDVLYQFSARGHELGQILLGSQLSHKHDAASAYYRSRPLMLSLGLGLENAMAAPMAKSGGYSDGRDIGVVCNKPGLDGPTVLPMAGDVGSQYTPAIGWAQGIQYHRQTLEQEEYDRAISVVLGGEGSVATNGFWSALTIATTQDLPILFYIEDNGYGISVPGEFQTPGGNIAKNLYSFKNIRIFDGDGTDPVEAADLLNQSVNYVRDRKGPALIHLTMPRLNGHSYQDNQAYKSEELIEKEREADPLDNVKSFLVPEYFTEEDWSTVEVKAKQNIEEAADAALSRSEPDPEETTRYAFEEENEDGTADLQLIGGLATSGHTFPESSQTPNPGKQRINIVEAIRKTLDYELETNPKVMVFGEDVGAKGGVHAATMGLQTAHGESRVFDTSLSEEGIIGRSVGLAYSGLMPVAEIQFRKYADPATEQLNNCGTIRWRTANKFAAPIVVRMPGGFAKCGDPWHSLCNEVFFAHAVGWQLVMPSNAQDAVGLLRSAMRSNNPTIFFEHRNLLDAKYARRPYPGDKYIVPLGKANKLRDGKEVTIVTWGAMCEQCEKAAEQTDIDAEILDLRSIMPWDKKAVIESVQKTNRCLIVHEDTKTAGFGAEISAVLSKEAFKYLDAPIERLTMPDIPVPHNVNLMDAVLPNVEKITTKLNTLVSF
- a CDS encoding two-component regulator propeller domain-containing protein; this encodes MGKTCRVSRVLRKYFLIGLVIGLFPSISYSQQYNLESFSVNKGLPHSQVSDITQTTDGFVWIGTYGGGITKFDGKNFQNYSTQEGLKTNVTEVIYEDSKKNLWIGTHGHGPMKLEADSIVSVFDGLAIDTTTVLKISEPQENGEVWFGTIDAGVFIYDGNNLKKLTTDNGLIDNTVWDFWESSDGIIWLATQRGISRFDGKTFDNVTTEDGLSGTRTFEFMQAEDGRLWIATDSGISIWDGQGFSTIEKINGTRLGFVFDLLASSDGSIWIATDKDGIFKYKDGTFSQISTRNGLSENSIYELYEDRYNNIWIGTYNNGIDIYQGHFAKFYGREMGLSSQKVTSIYFDKNNRKWVGTFEGLSMQDGDIFKSLSLPQNIENRGEVWEIAELENGNLLFSMPNYMIYEYDGNTYQNYSERHNLPSLIPYELYVDKNNTVWIGSNKGVFHITGKGVEQYTTDTGLPSNVVYQVFEHNRYKWIATQGGISRFDGENFKNYTNKDGLHHQEVRFITSDDDENLWVGTSGGVSFLTVGENGTISSIENIKKSDGLKLTKTQLLWFDEEGHLWQGTNGGLHKINVAEFQRSGNVEIEHYRLSDVGIGVETNHKAIQKISPHKVWVGTMNGILELDTQKMHSKKGEIPVYITDIERNATSIKGSDFADILEYQFGRPVFQNLEFPYGQHTYTFNYLSPSFGSDTDITYRHKLKGFENKWSQPSEMTQATFTSLAPGDYTFQVQAIIGNSSQVVNEASVRFVVENPFWQTYWFYAVVFLAFVGLVYTYIQFRVHKIEKDRLKELVDEQTKDLTEALEEKEVLIKEIHHRVKNNLAVISGLLELQVGHTEDEFSSRILSESQRRVQSISMIHEKLYQSERLAEIKVEKYVKELISYISYSFNNPEKSIEVKTEIDEFKLGVDQGIPCGLILNELVSNAYEHAFKNSDQGIIQIKIQEDSNRNITFSVSDNGCGVDENYKEGHNQSLGLTLVETLCEQLNGNWKLENTGDGTRFVLHFKKEEASLRVPVS